ACCTAAACGGCTTTGACAGCATTTCAAATAAGCAACGCCTGCTTCATATAAAGAGAGCAATTCCTCCAAACTGGTTTCGCCTGTGGACAGAGTTTCCACAATTTTTTCCAGTTCTTTTAAGGATTGTTCAAAGCTCATTTCGTTGATTTTGTTTTGGTCTATGCTCACTTTTACCTCACTCCCTTTTTTTTATTCGTTTCCTTATACTATAATAAAGATATTTTGTCAATCACAAAGTTAAAACTTTCAAATACCTCTCACAGATTACACAGATTACACAGATTTTTAATTTATACGGTAAAAAGGATTTAATCAGCCACCGCAGCTAACTAAAAAACTAAGCACTCCCGCACTTTGAACTTTGAACTCCCGCACTTTGAACTTTAAATACCTCTCACAGATTACACAGATTTCACGGATTATTTATGTAGGAGGTAAAAAGGATTTAATCAGCCACCGCAGCTAACTAAAAAACTAAGCACTCCCGCACTTTGAACTATGAACTCCCGCACTTTGAACTTTAAATACCTCACACAGATTACACAGATTACACGGAT
The sequence above is drawn from the Candidatus Cloacimonas sp. genome and encodes:
- a CDS encoding exodeoxyribonuclease VII small subunit translates to MSFEQSLKELEKIVETLSTGETSLEELLSLYEAGVAYLKCCQSRLGAAEAKIKILSDQLSSPQEPEGNNG